One region of Eretmochelys imbricata isolate rEreImb1 chromosome 2, rEreImb1.hap1, whole genome shotgun sequence genomic DNA includes:
- the RBM12B gene encoding RNA-binding protein 12B: MAVVIRLQGLPVVAGPADIRRFFSGLNIPDGGVHIIGGETGEAFIIFATDEDARRAMSCSGELIKDSPIELFLSSKTEMQNTIEMSRKRFDRGGREPMSGSRRTGGSNSGASGVGNLSNLVAAITKGINKSGYVPSNHPESGFHTNGTRHGDPSIPKSNYNQSRKESLSSDDIYLFLHGIPYSATEDEVRAFFSGLRVEGVIFIKRRNGLNNGDGLVKFATPHGALEGLKRHRQYMGPRFIEISPATEEQWIEYGGRVDMKNEIARYLSKERSPTRGSNYTHSRKHSHSRSPPRRRTRSRSPRGQEFYLHLRNLPTYLEKKDLRTFFGKLDVSNNQIKFLLDKHQRRTRNAFLMLKNQKDFNIALEHHRMSLFNRPVYIFPISRRSMLKLIESYEKKSSQESDRPGQAVSEKSYREGHSGPKMCIYIRNFPFDVTKVEVQKFFAGFAIDEDDVYLLYDDKGVGLGEALVKFKSEEQAMKAESLNRRRFLGTEVLLRLISEEQMQEFGLNVPPSAPSGKMQVHSQAYDRGEHSRPAGSPPGQPQGLPMHSFGPPGSFRHPPDVRRPPEDFRGPPPFMDFGGDGEPFGRMEYGNNNMGGFSEGRFMSDPNFSGGSDRVTPIRLKNLPFRATPNEILDFFYGYGVIPESVSIQCNEHGLPSGDAIVAMTNYEEAMAAINELNDRPIGPRKVKLSLL, encoded by the coding sequence ATGGCTGTAGTCATCCGTTTACAGGGGCTTCCTGTTGTTGCGGGTCCTGCAGATATTCGCCGTTTCTTCTCGGGATTGAATATTCCTGATGGAGGAGTGCATATTATTGGAGGAGAAACTGGGGAGGCTTTTATTATATTTGCAACAGATGAAGATGCACGACGTGCCATGAGCTGTTCAGGAGAGCTTATCAAAGACTCCCCCATAGAGCTCTTTCTCAGCAGCAAGACTGAAATGCAAAATACAATAGAAATGAGCCGGAAAAGATTTGATCGTGGGGGAAGAGAACCAATGTCTGGGTCTAGACGAACAGGTGGTAGTAATTCAGGTGCATCAGGTGTTGGGAACCTTTCAAATTTAGTTGCAGCTATTACAAAAGGAATAAATAAATCTGGCTATGTCCCATCAAATCACCCAGAGTCTGGCTTTCATACCAATGGCACAAGACATGGTGATCCAAGTATACCTAAATCAAACTATAACCAGTCAAGAAAGGAGTCACTGAGTTCagatgatatttatttatttctacatGGCATACCGTACTCTGCAACAGAAGATGAAGTACGTGCTTTCTTTTCTGGATTACGAGTAGAGGGCGTAATCTTTATAAAACGTCGCAATGGCCTAAATAATGGTGATGGTTTGGTAAAATTTGCTACACCTCATGGTGCCTTAGAAGGACTTAAACGTCATAGACAATACATGGGTCCAAGATTTATAGAAATAAGTCCAGCTACTGAAGAACAGTGGATTGAATATGGTGGCAGGGTAGACATGAAGAATGAGATTGCTCGTTACTTAAGCAAAGAACGTTCTCCAACAAGAGGTTCAAACTATACTCATTCAAGAAAACATTCTCATTCAAGATCTCCTCCAAGGAGACGAACGCGCTCTCGTTCACCTCGTGGCCAGGAATTTTACTTACACTTAAGAAATCTACCTACCTATCTTGAGAAAAAAGATCTGAGAACTTTCTTTGGAAAGCTGGATGTGTCTAACAACCAAATCAAGTTTTTACTGGACAAGCATCAAAGGAGGACAAGAAATGCGTTTTTGATGTTGAAGAATCAGAAAGATTTTAATATTGCTCTGGAACATCACAGGATGTCTCTTTTCAATCGTCCTGTTTACATTTTTCCTATTTCTAGAAGATCTATGTTGAAACTAATTGAGTCATATGAGAAGAAGAGCTCACAAGAAAGCGATCGGCCTGGACAGGCTGTATCGGAAAAAAGTTATCGGGAGGGGCATTCTGGCCCAAAGATGTGCATATATATAAGAAACTTTCCATTTGATGTGACAAAAGTTGAAGTACAAAAGTTCTTTGCAGGATTTGCTATTGATGAAGATGATGTTTACTTGCTTTATGATGACAAAGGAGTTGGGCTGGGAGAAGCATTGGTAAAATTTAAATCTGAAGAACAGGCAATGAAAGCAGAAAGTTTAAATCGTCGAAGGTTCTTGGGAACAGAGGTACTTTTAAGACTTATATCTGAAGAACAGATGCAGGAGTTTGGTTTAAATGTTCCACCATCAGCACCAAGTGGAAAAATGCAGGTTCATTCACAGGCATATGACAGAGGTGAGCATTCCCGTCCAGCTGGTTCACCACCTGGACAACCACAAGGACTACCTATGCACTCATTTGGTCCTCCTGGGAGCTTTAGGCATCCTCCTGATGTTAGACGACCCCCTGAGGATTTTCGAGGTCCTCCACCTTTTATGGATTTTGGTGGTGATGGCGAACCTTTTGGTAGGATGGAGTATGGAAACAATAACATGGGAGGCTTTTCTGAGGGAAGATTTATGTCCGATCCAAATTTCAGTGGTGGTTCTGATCGTGTAACTCCTATTAGATTAAAGAACTTGCCATTTAGAGCCACCCCTAatgaaattttggattttttctatgGCTATGGTGTCATTCCAGAGTCTGTTTCTATACAATGTAATGAACACGGATTACCTTCAGGTGATGCCATTGTTGCTATGACAAATTATGAGGAAGCAATGGCTGCTATTAATGAGCTAAATGATAGACCAATTGGCCCACGCAAAGTTAAGCTAAGCTTGctttaa